A genomic segment from Luteolibacter ambystomatis encodes:
- a CDS encoding gamma-glutamyl-gamma-aminobutyrate hydrolase family protein, with translation MNAPVSSARPVVLIASCKVELDGFPTYTIRGNYVDALTLVGCQTLIVPEAAGGDFSALLAVADGILFNGSPSNVHPSHYGEEVHDPSLPQDTDRDAWTLPLIRLALERGIPVFGICRGYQEINVALGGSLHQAVHEAPGLSDHRPDDRENLEKRYALAHPVAITAGGVLEGIFGEPEIEVNSVHGQGVNRLAPSLRAEAHAPDGLVEAFTCPTAKGFNLAVQWHPEWRPQDRPHSLKVLQAFGDACKRFQQNRVRTAVPDAASPA, from the coding sequence ATGAATGCACCCGTTTCTTCCGCCCGACCTGTGGTTCTGATCGCTTCCTGCAAGGTCGAGCTCGACGGTTTTCCCACATACACCATTCGGGGCAATTACGTCGATGCCCTCACGCTTGTCGGCTGCCAGACCTTGATCGTGCCGGAGGCGGCGGGTGGCGATTTTTCGGCGCTGCTGGCGGTGGCGGACGGGATCCTTTTCAACGGTTCCCCCTCCAACGTCCATCCGTCCCACTACGGCGAGGAGGTCCACGATCCCTCGCTGCCGCAGGATACCGACCGGGATGCGTGGACGCTGCCGCTGATCCGGCTGGCGCTGGAGCGGGGGATTCCCGTTTTCGGCATCTGCCGCGGCTATCAGGAGATCAATGTCGCGCTCGGCGGCAGTCTGCATCAGGCGGTACATGAGGCGCCGGGCCTGTCTGATCATCGGCCGGACGACCGGGAGAATCTGGAGAAACGCTATGCACTTGCCCATCCCGTGGCGATCACGGCGGGTGGTGTGCTGGAGGGCATCTTCGGGGAGCCCGAGATCGAGGTGAATTCCGTACATGGCCAGGGAGTGAATCGCCTCGCGCCCTCGTTGCGTGCGGAGGCCCACGCACCGGATGGTCTGGTGGAGGCTTTCACCTGTCCCACGGCCAAGGGTTTCAATCTCGCCGTCCAGTGGCATCCGGAGTGGCGGCCACAGGATCGTCCGCATTCACTGAAGGTGCTCCAAGCCTTCGGAGATGCTTGCAAACGCTTCCAGCAGAACCGCGTCCGCACTGCGGTCCCGGATGCGGCCTCTCCGGCATGA
- a CDS encoding multidrug resistance efflux transporter family protein — MNPDSSQSRLWRGLGLGMLAAAFFSVSFVLSRQMAEANGHWAWTASLRFLMMLPMLLGILVVRGRWSDLWQAWKAAPLGWIVWGTVGCGLFYVPLVAACAISPAWVVAGSWPVAIVIGIVIAPWLYDDHRRHIPRRALGYSSLIVIGVMLLQVGQAREVALGPVLVGLMLVLVSATAHPIGNRMSMQLMEKQQLRPDAVIRLTALTIGSLPAWLALCAWGWFQAGWPPAAQWSGSLIVAACGVIATPMFYAATQSVSREPEALAAVEATQAAEILFTLLFEAILIGIHPPDVFGIVGLAVIIGGILMHAAPRRSLRT, encoded by the coding sequence ATGAACCCGGATTCCTCCCAATCCCGCCTGTGGCGTGGGCTTGGCCTTGGCATGCTGGCCGCGGCGTTTTTCTCCGTCAGCTTTGTGCTGAGCCGCCAGATGGCGGAGGCCAACGGGCACTGGGCGTGGACGGCATCGCTGCGGTTTCTGATGATGCTGCCGATGCTGCTGGGCATCCTGGTGGTCCGTGGCAGATGGTCCGATCTGTGGCAGGCATGGAAGGCCGCGCCGCTGGGCTGGATCGTGTGGGGAACGGTCGGCTGCGGTCTCTTCTATGTACCGCTGGTGGCGGCGTGTGCGATTTCCCCGGCATGGGTGGTGGCCGGATCGTGGCCGGTGGCGATCGTGATTGGCATCGTAATTGCGCCCTGGCTGTACGATGACCATCGGAGACATATTCCGCGCCGCGCGCTGGGATATAGCTCGTTGATTGTGATCGGCGTGATGTTGTTGCAAGTAGGACAGGCCCGGGAGGTCGCACTGGGTCCGGTGCTGGTGGGATTGATGCTCGTGTTGGTGAGCGCCACCGCCCATCCGATCGGGAACCGCATGAGCATGCAGCTCATGGAAAAACAACAGCTCCGGCCGGATGCCGTGATCCGCCTCACGGCTCTGACCATCGGCAGCCTGCCCGCATGGCTGGCCTTGTGTGCGTGGGGTTGGTTTCAGGCGGGATGGCCGCCTGCGGCGCAGTGGAGTGGCTCATTGATCGTGGCCGCGTGCGGCGTCATCGCCACGCCGATGTTTTATGCGGCCACCCAATCGGTCAGCCGCGAGCCCGAGGCTCTTGCGGCGGTAGAGGCGACCCAGGCAGCGGAAATCTTGTTCACTCTGCTGTTTGAAGCCATTCTCATCGGCATCCACCCACCAGATGTGTTCGGCATTGTGGGGCTGGCCGTCATCATCGGCGGCATCCTGATGCACGCGGCCCCACGTCGCTCTCTGCGTACGTAG
- a CDS encoding HPr family phosphocarrier protein, translating to MARKDFTIINKLGIHARPAAQFVKTSNRFQSEIRVEKDGEEVDGKSIMGLMMLAAGHGSVIAVTAEGPDADEALDAIGDLITRKFEED from the coding sequence ATGGCTCGCAAAGACTTCACCATCATCAACAAGCTGGGCATCCACGCCCGGCCTGCGGCCCAATTCGTGAAAACCTCGAACCGGTTCCAATCGGAAATCCGCGTGGAGAAGGATGGCGAGGAAGTGGATGGCAAGAGCATCATGGGCCTGATGATGCTGGCCGCCGGTCATGGCTCGGTGATCGCCGTGACCGCCGAAGGTCCGGATGCCGATGAAGCACTTGATGCGATCGGCGATCTGATCACGCGCAAGTTCGAGGAGGATTGA
- the hprK gene encoding HPr(Ser) kinase/phosphatase — protein MSTPRVKTIASITVGEFFERHAEVLGLSLHGESHGFDRLISEPAINRPGLALAGFFSYFARKRIQVFGNSELAYLKKLPDPMRADRFRRICDRDIPCIVVARGATLGDDLMAVAKEHHIPVFGTSQVTMKFLNAATIRLEHDFGPSVTMHGCMVDMRGIGVMIVGKSGSGKSETAVGLLERGAALVADDMVRLKLVGGELIATAPDLSRGYMEIRGIGIINAANLYGLASIRPDKRLDLVVTLKPHADLNEVDRLGLQTKTFEILGQHIPHVEIPVAPGRDTARMVTIAALDQQLRRLGYNMADEFNQKLLNHMAGGF, from the coding sequence ATGTCCACCCCGCGTGTCAAAACCATCGCGTCGATCACGGTCGGCGAGTTTTTCGAACGCCATGCCGAGGTGCTCGGCCTGTCGCTGCACGGCGAGAGCCACGGCTTCGACCGCCTGATCAGCGAGCCGGCGATCAACCGCCCGGGTTTGGCGCTGGCGGGGTTCTTTTCCTACTTCGCACGGAAGCGGATCCAGGTCTTCGGCAATTCCGAGCTGGCCTATTTGAAGAAGCTGCCGGACCCGATGCGTGCCGACCGCTTCCGCCGGATCTGCGACCGGGACATCCCGTGCATCGTGGTGGCCCGCGGCGCTACGCTGGGTGACGACCTGATGGCGGTGGCGAAGGAGCACCACATTCCCGTCTTCGGCACCTCGCAGGTGACCATGAAGTTCCTGAATGCCGCCACGATCCGGCTGGAACACGACTTCGGCCCCAGCGTGACCATGCACGGCTGCATGGTGGACATGCGTGGCATCGGCGTGATGATCGTGGGCAAGAGCGGCTCGGGCAAAAGCGAAACCGCCGTCGGCCTGCTGGAACGCGGAGCCGCGCTGGTGGCGGATGACATGGTGCGGCTGAAGCTGGTAGGCGGCGAGCTGATCGCCACGGCCCCGGACCTTTCCCGCGGCTACATGGAAATCCGCGGCATCGGCATCATCAATGCGGCCAACCTCTACGGCCTCGCCTCGATCCGCCCGGACAAGCGCCTTGATCTGGTCGTAACGCTCAAGCCCCACGCCGATCTCAACGAGGTGGACCGTCTGGGACTCCAGACGAAGACCTTCGAAATCCTCGGCCAGCACATCCCACACGTGGAAATCCCGGTGGCTCCGGGCCGCGACACCGCCCGCATGGTGACCATCGCCGCCCTGGACCAGCAGCTCCGCCGCCTGGGCTACAACATGGCGGACGAGTTCAACCAGAAGCTGCTCAACCACATGGCAGGCGGGTTCTGA
- a CDS encoding EVE domain-containing protein: MRHWLIKSEPDVFSIDHLAKVKREPWSGVRNYQARNSMWKDMKPGDLALFYHSNAVPPGVAGVARVVGDAYPDPTQFDEASEYFDPKATKENPRWWLRDFEFVEKFPMYIPLQEMKEDDALQGMVILQKGTRLSITPVEAAHYKRVCKLGGGKGK; this comes from the coding sequence ATGCGCCACTGGCTGATCAAGTCCGAGCCCGACGTGTTTTCCATCGACCACCTCGCCAAGGTGAAACGCGAGCCGTGGAGCGGCGTGCGGAACTATCAGGCGCGGAATTCGATGTGGAAGGACATGAAGCCCGGCGATCTCGCGCTCTTCTATCACTCCAATGCGGTGCCGCCAGGCGTGGCCGGTGTGGCCCGCGTGGTCGGGGACGCCTACCCGGACCCAACTCAGTTTGATGAGGCCAGCGAGTATTTCGATCCGAAGGCGACGAAGGAGAACCCACGCTGGTGGCTGCGGGATTTCGAGTTCGTGGAAAAGTTTCCGATGTACATTCCGCTCCAGGAAATGAAGGAAGACGATGCGCTCCAAGGCATGGTGATTCTCCAGAAAGGCACCCGCCTTTCCATCACCCCGGTTGAGGCCGCCCACTATAAAAGGGTCTGCAAACTTGGCGGCGGGAAGGGGAAGTAG
- a CDS encoding DinB family protein produces MASTGCPHVINRFINRLSTGCSHQESAKMSEKNRPLDAPGAGLPPVEGWLARHVIFPRFARRTTTAEAVEKFIADGRWIVERIRGLEPEQQRSQVRIARLRGMEDSSREWSPLMVVEHLLMTGPGMLGAAKMLSAGIVPRRAVSTAAVKPKGDSGPEILDDFAKLLDGYAEEVAGLAFPDEPKFPHPWFGPLDSRRWVVLNAFHQALHRRQLEKIMEAM; encoded by the coding sequence TTGGCATCCACCGGTTGCCCGCATGTTATCAACAGATTTATTAACCGATTATCAACCGGTTGTTCACATCAAGAATCCGCGAAAATGAGCGAAAAAAACCGACCGCTGGACGCGCCGGGAGCCGGGCTGCCGCCCGTCGAGGGATGGCTGGCGAGGCATGTGATCTTTCCGAGGTTCGCGCGTCGGACGACAACCGCGGAAGCGGTGGAAAAATTCATCGCCGATGGGAGGTGGATCGTGGAACGGATCCGCGGGCTGGAGCCGGAGCAACAGCGGAGCCAGGTGAGGATCGCGCGGCTGCGAGGGATGGAAGACAGCTCGCGGGAGTGGTCGCCGCTGATGGTGGTGGAGCATCTGCTGATGACCGGACCGGGGATGCTCGGCGCGGCGAAGATGCTCTCCGCCGGAATCGTTCCGAGGCGGGCGGTCAGTACGGCGGCGGTGAAACCGAAGGGGGATTCCGGACCGGAAATCCTGGATGACTTCGCTAAGCTGTTGGACGGCTACGCGGAGGAGGTGGCCGGACTGGCGTTTCCGGACGAACCAAAATTTCCGCACCCTTGGTTCGGCCCGCTCGATTCGCGGCGGTGGGTCGTACTGAACGCGTTCCACCAGGCGCTGCACCGGCGGCAGTTGGAAAAAATCATGGAGGCGATGTAG
- a CDS encoding TetR/AcrR family transcriptional regulator, whose product MSRRPHDPSATRSAVLQASYDEFYRNGFQGGSLNQIVERADLTKGALFHHFPDKAALAVALVDERFFPALEERWFQPLRETSDPVTTLRDLIRGHVARIEKEGPGGFLFHGCPIANLATEMAPLDDVLRGKLDSLYAAWREAISKALERGQRAGIVHASIAPAAEAVFFVASMAGTATQGKTARDIGIFRLMLKALEGYLETLRAPLK is encoded by the coding sequence ATGAGCCGCCGCCCGCATGATCCCTCGGCCACCCGCAGTGCCGTTTTGCAGGCCTCCTATGACGAGTTTTATCGCAACGGTTTCCAAGGCGGCAGCCTCAACCAGATCGTGGAACGTGCCGATCTGACCAAGGGAGCCCTCTTCCATCACTTCCCGGACAAAGCCGCACTGGCCGTTGCCCTGGTGGACGAGCGATTTTTCCCGGCTCTAGAGGAGCGATGGTTCCAGCCGTTGCGTGAGACCTCCGATCCGGTCACCACTCTCCGCGATCTGATCCGAGGACACGTGGCCAGGATCGAAAAGGAAGGTCCTGGCGGCTTCCTTTTTCATGGCTGCCCCATCGCCAATCTGGCCACCGAAATGGCCCCTTTGGATGACGTCCTACGTGGAAAATTGGACTCGCTTTATGCAGCATGGCGCGAGGCGATTTCAAAAGCTTTGGAGCGTGGTCAACGCGCTGGAATCGTGCATGCCTCGATCGCCCCGGCCGCCGAGGCCGTTTTCTTCGTCGCCAGCATGGCAGGGACCGCTACCCAAGGTAAAACCGCCCGTGATATCGGCATCTTCCGCCTCATGCTGAAAGCCTTGGAAGGTTATCTGGAGACTTTGCGCGCTCCTTTGAAATGA